The Besnoitia besnoiti strain Bb-Ger1 chromosome Unknown contig00014, whole genome shotgun sequence genome contains a region encoding:
- a CDS encoding uncharacterized protein (encoded by transcript BESB_025210), giving the protein MSAAVRLVLFVFLETTWNQLLRSASTDGGPTRVISAACPFLFAAAFRHLSPLEPGADVPPGVAGEQAIVAAPVPDVAAPVPDVAAPVPDVAAPVPDIAAPAPDVAAQNRAAALSTETPSADAALRSRPSAQPLSAPSVDNGYAAAQRGKQNAGSRPSRLRAVGEYFVRQGRRAGNLMRRAGRWIRRRVFDPAARFLWRRRFDGMVNNIVSKMRMRWKSAVQHDAGCSVVASFVTRRRYAPWSPEEQPSDIMVALSTLFPHGASMQLKSRVDKRVLLATRSEFVGLSPYGSVLFKLESLSSEPETLLEAFPVVARPSATSATLSRETRRAMDMIVAATSGLSDYGIPLDLMMLKKAGGIWCHHSKLDTVLVPNVFVRRLLMKTLREVLTDMAAEASAETAGQGPVHEARLCLTRQLHQAMTAALGTTARRGRISIDTVFVSSNGAVHLHGPPLAAAAPLAAPSPPSEGAEGAAASAQSAADFPKEPEEDEWKAVAPSKKLTEDVAFAIVIAQIWCPSRSFEEVAEKVLLHHRLRRELTHEFYTRCAAVPEVVRLMIAEAVF; this is encoded by the coding sequence ATGTCTGCCGCAGTTCGCTTGGTGTTGTTTGTCTTCCTCGAGACAACTTGGAACCAATTGCTCCGGAGCGCAAGCACAGATGGGGGTCCAACGCGGGTCATTTCTGCTGCATGCCCCTTCTTGTTTGCAGCAGCGTTTCGGCACCTGTCGCCCCTGGAGCCGGGGGCAGATGTCCCTCCCGGCGTAGCGGGTGAGCAGGCAatcgtcgcggcgcctgtgccagatgtcgcggcgcctgtgccagatgtcgcggcgcctgtgccagatgtcgcggcgcctgtgcCAGATATCGCGGCACCGGCCCCAGACGTCGCGGCACAAAACCGTGCGGCAGCTCTCTCGACTGAAACGCCTTCTGCAGACGCTGCCCTCCGTAGCCGCCCatccgcgcagccgctctcggcgccaAGCGTGGATAACGGCTATGCAGCTGCACAGCGAGGAAAGCAGAACGCTGGTTCCAGGCCGAGTCGGCTCCGCGCTGTCGGCGAGTATTTTGTGCGCcagggacgccgcgcgggcaaCCTCATGAGGCGTGCCGGTCGCTGGATTCGTCGCAGGGTGTTTGATCCTGCCGCGCGGTtcctgtggaggcggcgcttcgaTGGCATGGTTAACAATATAGTGAGTAAGATGCGTATGCGGTGGAAAAGCGCAGTGCAGCACGATGCTGGATGTAGCGTGGTAGCGTCGTTTgtcacgcgccgccgctatGCGCCCTGGAGTCCAGAGGAACAGCCGTCAGATATCATGGTGGCGCTGTCCACGTTGTTCCCGCACGGAGCTAGCATGCAACTGAAGTCCCGCGTCGATAAACGCGTCCTGCTTGCGACAAGGTCGGAGTTTGTCGGTCTCTCTCCGTATGGCAGCGTACTGTTTAAACTCGAGAGCCTCAGCAGCGAGCCCGAGACCCTCCTCGAGGCCTTCCCCGTGGTCGCACGGCCATCGGCAACGAGCGCAACTCTaagcagagagacgaggcgggcgaTGGATATGATCGTAGCTGCGACGTCAGGGCTTTCCGATTACGGGATTCCCTTGGATTTGATGATGCTGAAAAAAGCCGGTGGCATCTGGTGTCACCACAGCAAATTAGATACTGTCCTTGTTCCCAATGTATTCGTGCGTCGGCTCCTAATGAAAACACTCCGCGAAGTTCTGACAGAcatggcggcggaggcctctgcagaaACGGCGGGGCAGGGGCCTGTGCATGAGGCCCGGCTCTGCCTGACGAGGCAGTTGCATCAGGCCATGACTGCTGCTCTGGGAACCACCGCGAGACGTGGACGCATTAGCATCGACACGGTGTTTGTCAGCAGCAACGGTGCCGTTCACTTGCATGGCCCCCCGCTtgcagcggccgcccctTTGGCAGCGccgtcccccccctctgagggcgcagagggcgcagctgcatctGCTCAGTCGGCGGCGGACTTTCCGAAAGAacctgaagaagacgagtGGAAAGCGGTGGCGCCGTCAAAGAAGCTAACAGAGGACGTCGCGTTTGCCATCGTTATCGCTCAGATATGGTGCCCCAGCCGATCGTTCGAGGAGGTGGCTGAGAAAGTCCTCCTGCATCATCGGCTGAGGCGCGAACTCACACACGAGTTCTATacgcgctgcgcagcagtCCCGGAAGTCGTCCGGCTCATGATTGCTGAGGCTGTGTTTTGA
- a CDS encoding DEAD (Asp-Glu-Ala-Asp) box polypeptide 41 family protein (encoded by transcript BESB_025220), which translates to MAPLPRSSSSSPARRDAGQDPRASPGGGESRRLKRSATAAQPRYAGRYEEEDESQAALRELLEEEDKKGESDLYVPLKKRRAMKAKLLQRQLRALDAHLVREEAADGLSDDDDGQLNDEKKKKENSVALSRARADFRRTLLATSHKLRAEAEAQKKDIEKEMEEEEKRILEQVSKSMGAPLQGVRERAKGIVYTNRMQSNWAVPDKYAELSLAEANEVRERFFIDVSGEDPPPPFRNFKDMRFPAPILKGLQERGISYPTQIQMQGIPAILQGRDIIGIAFTGSGKTLVFSLPMIMGALESELRAPYLAGEGPFGLVVCPSRELASQTNDVCSFFCEKLHEGGFPRLRCVCIIGGISVVEQSQAIRQGVHCIVATPGRLTDMLNKRRLALQQCEYLCFDEADRMVDMGFEEEVRNVLDSFGHQRQTLLFSATMPRKIQEFAKSALIDPLVVNVGRAGAANLDVVQEVEYVKQENKLPYLLHCLQKTAPPVLIFCENKKDVDDIQEYLLLKGVDAAAVHGGLAQEERSDAVRAFREGRKDVLVGTDVASKGLDFPAIQHVINYDMPKEIENYVHRIGRTGRCGRTGVATTFVNKNQEETVLLDLKALLIEAGQRIPPFLEALDSRGFNLKEIGGVRGCAYCGGLGHRIAQCPKLETQKRQTQGTMGKDFLTSGSRYGNTAQYGGDW; encoded by the exons atggcgccgctgccgcgttcctcatcttcctcgcctgcgcggagggATGCCGGTCAAGACCCTCGCGCAAgccccggcggaggcgagtctCGCAGACTAAAGCGGAGTGCAACCGCAGCCCAGCCTCGGTACGCAGGGCGatacgaggaggaagacgagagtcAGGCTGCGCTGCGGGAGCTactcgaagaggaggacaAGAAGGGAGAAAGCGACTTGTATGTGCCACTGAAGAAACGCCGGGCAATGAAAGccaagctgctgcagcggcagctccgcgcgcttGACGCGCACCTCgtgcgcgaagaggccgcggacggcctgtcagacgacgacgacgggcaGCTCAACGatgagaaaaagaaaaaagaaaacagcg tggcgctctcgcgggcgcgggcggacTTTCGCAGAACCCTCCTCGCGACGAGTCACAAGttgcgcgcggaggccgaggcgcagaagaaggacaTCGAAAAGGAgatggaagaagaggagaagcgcaTCCTGGAGCAG GTCTCTAAGTCGAtgggcgcgccgctgcaaggtgtccgcgagcgcgccaaGGGCATCGTGTATACAAATCGCATGCAGTCGAACTGGGCGGTGCCCGATAAATACGCCGAGTTGAGTCTGGCGGAGGCAAACGAAGTTCGCGAGCGCTTCTTCATCGACGTGAGTGGCGAagatccgccgccgccgtttAGAAACTTCAAAGACATGCGCTTTCCCGCGCCCATTCTCAAGGGCCTGCAGGAGCGAGGCATTTCGTACCCGACGCAAATTCAGATGCAG GGCATCCCGGCTATTCTCCAGGGCCGCGACATTATCGGCATTGCGTTCACCGGCAGTGGAAAGACTCTCGTCTTTTCGCTCCCAATGATCATGGGGGCCCTCGAATCCGAACTGCGGGCGCCATACCTTGCAG GCGAAGGTCCCTTTGGCCTGGTGGTTTGTCCGTCGCGCGAGCTGGCGAGCCAGACGAACGACGTCTGTTCCTTCTTTTGCGAAAAGCTCCACGAGGGTGgctttccgcgtcttcgctgcgtgtGCATCATCGGAGGCATCAGCGTCGTCGAGCAG TCGCAAGCAATTCGACAAGGCGTTCACTGCATCGTCGCGACACCTGGGCGGCTGACAGACATGCTCAAcaagcgccgcctcgcgctgcagcagtgcGAATACCTCTGCTTCGATGAAGCCGACAG GATGGTTGACATGGGTTTCGAAGAAGAAGTCCGAAACGTGCTCGACAGCTTCGGACACCAGCGCCAGACGCTGCTCTTCTCAGCGACAATGCCGCGGAAAATCCAAGAGTTTGCAAAGTCTGCGCTCATCGACCCGCTCGTGGTCAACGTCGGGCGTGCCG gcgcggcgaactTGGATGTCGTGCAAGAAGTCGAGTACGTGAAGCAGGAGAACAAGTTGCCGTATCTGCTCCACTGTCTGCAAAAAACCGCGCCGCCCGTGTTGATTTTCTGCGAAAACAAAAAAGACGTCGATGACATCCAAGAGTACCTGCTACTGAAgggcgtcgacgccgccgcagtccacggcggcctcgcgcaggaGGAACGAAGCGACGCGGTGCGCGCCTTCCG CGAAGGCCGAAAAGACGTTCTGGTGGGGACTGACGTCGCGTCAAAGGGTTTGGATTTCCCAGCGATTCAGCATGTGATCAACTACGACATGCCGAAGGAAATCGAGAACTACGTCCACCGCATCGGGCGCAcagggcgctgcggccgcacaGGTGTCGCGACGACGTTTGTGAACAAGAACCAAGAAGAGACAGTTTTGCTCGACTTGAAGGCCCTGCTCATCGAAGCTGGCCAGCGCATTCCGCCCTtcctcgaggcgctcgaCTCCAGAGGCTTCAACCTCAAG GAGATCGGTGGCGTTCGCGGCTGTGCGTACTGCGGTGGTCTGGGGCATCGTATTGCGCAGTGTCCCAAgctggagacgcagaagcgccaGACGCAAGGCACCATGGGCAAGGACTTCCTTACTTCGGGGTCGCGCTACGGCAATACCGCGCAGTACGGCGGCGACTGGTAA